GCGCGGCCGGTGTTGGGGCCTCATGAGTTCGCGATGCTGGAGACGTTGTTGCGGATCCTGCGTGCGACGGGGTTGGGCGCGTCGGTGTTGCGGGGTGTGGTGGGCGCGGTGATGCAGTTCGTGCGCGGCGCGGCGGGGGTGATCGCGGACGCGCGGCAGGCGGCGCGGGAGACGGGGATGACGGACGAGGAGTGGTGGTTCTCGCGGTCGTCGGTGTTCGAGGAGGTGGCGCCGGATTTCGCCGTGCGGTTTCCGTTGTCGGCGTGGATCGGGTCGGAGGAGCCGCCGGCGGTGGAGGGGGACGAGTGCGTGCCGTATTTGGAGCGGGACGCGGTGCGCAATTTCGCGGTGGGGTTGGACGTGTTGTTGGACGGTGTCGAGGCGGCGGTGGCGCGGGCTCGCGCGGGTGGCGGCTGAGGGTCGTTCCGGGTGGGATACCGTGTGGCCGTTCACGCGGATTTTGGAGGTGGGACCCATTTCTGCTGGTGCATGTCGGGTCGTCTCCGGCCGCGTTGTGGCGGTGTAGGGGCGCCCGCGGTTCTTACGCGAGAGGCGTTGCGCTGTCCATGCTGGTTCCCGATGTCGATGTGGTCGCGCGGTTGCGTGCGGCGGGTTGTGTGTTCGCCGAGGACGAGGCGCGGTTGTTGGCCGCTGCCGCTCGCACGCCCGCGGAGTTCGAGGTGTTGACGGCGCGGCGGGTGGCCGGGTTGCCGTTGGAGCACGTGGTGGGGTGGGCGGAGTTCTGCGGCTTGCGGGTCGTGGTGGAGCCGGGCGTGTTCGTGCCGCGTCGGCGCACGGAGTTGATGGTGCGGGTGGCGGTGTCCGGTGCGCGGCCGGGCGCGGTGGTGGTGGACCTGTGTTGTGGGTCGGGTGCGGTGGGTGCGGCGGTGGCCGATCGGGTGGCGGGGGTGGAGTTGCACGCGGTGGACATCGATCCGGCGGCGGTGCGCTGTGCTCGTCGCAACGTGGGGGCTGGTTCGGTGTACGAGGGTGATCTGTACGCGCCGTTGCCGGTGTCGTTGCTGGGCCGGGTCGATGTGCTGGTGGCGAACGCGCCTTATGTGCCGTCGGGGGCGATCGGGCTGATGCCGCCGGAGGCCCGCGAGTACGAGCCGTTGGTGGCGTTGGACGGTGGTGTGGACGGTCTGGACGTGCAGCGGCGGGTGATCGCGGACGCGGTGCGGTGGTTGGCGCCGGGTGGGCGGTTGCTGGTGGAGACGGGTGCGCGGCAGGCGGCGGGGACGGTCGCGGCGTTCGCGCGGGGCGGGTTGCGCGCGGAGGTCGTGTCGGACGAGGACCTGTCGGCGACGGTCGTGGTCGGGTGGCTCGACCAGGTGGTCGTCTAGGAGCTGTTTGAGCGAGTGCTCAACACCGTCTACCCTCCGATTTGAGCGATCGCTCAAAAGGGGTGGGTCGATGGTCGAGCGCACCGTGGTCGTGGTGGCGGCGGGATCGGGGGACTCGCGGCGGCCGTCGCGCTGCGCCGGCGGGGTTGGCGGGTCGTCGTGCTGGAGCGGGCCGGGGAGTTCGGCGAGGTGGGCGCCGGTCTGTCGCTGTGGCCGAACGCCCTGCGGGCGCTCGCGGCGCTCGGTGTGGAGGAGCGGGTGCGTGCGCTCGGGGCGGTGGAGTCGGCGGGCGGTGTGCGTGATCGCAGGGGCCGCTGGCTCTCCCGGCTGGACAACGCGGAGATCGCGCGGCGTCACGGCCGGCCGCTCGTGGTGGTGCACCGGGCGGATCTGGTGCGGGCGCTGGTCGAGGCGTTGCCGGTGGAGTGCCTGCGGTCGGGCGGCGAGGTGCGGGCCGTGCGCCCGGACGGTGACGCCGTGGTGGTCGAGTACCGGGGCGGGGTCGTGCGCCCGGACGGTGATGCCATGGTGGTCGAGCACCGGGACGGGGTCGTGCGCCCGGACGGTGACGCCGTGGTGGTCGAGCACCGGGACGGGGTGGTGCGGGCGGATCTGGTGGTCGGCGCGGACGGTGTGCACAGCGGGGTGCGGCGGCAGTGGTGGCCGGAGGCGGCGGTTCCCCGCTACGCCGGGTACACCGCGTGGCGCATGATCGCCGGGCCCGTCGCCGAGCCGCCCGCGGAAGGCGCCGTGACGTGGGGTCGCGGTGAACGGTTCGGGTTCACGGCATTGCCGGGCGGGCGGTTCTACTGCTTCGCGGCGGCCACCGTGCCCGAGGGGGTGCCGCCGATGGCGAGCATGCGGCCGTGTCGAGCCGGTTCGCCGACTGGCCCGATCCGATCCCCGCGCTGCTGGCGGCGACGCCGGAGGGCGGTGTGATCCGCCACGACATCTACCACCTGCCGCCGTTGGCGACCTACGTGCGCGGCCGGGTGGCGTTGCTGGGGGACGCGGCGCACGCGATGGACCCGATGCTGGGGCAGGGCGCGTGCCAGGCGTTGGAGGACGCGGTCGTCCTCGCCGCCTGCCTGGACGAGACCCCGGACGTGGAGTCGGCGCTGGCCCGCTACGACGGGCTGCGTGGGCCGCGGACACGGGCTGTCGTCCGCCGCTCGGCGCGTCTCGGCGCCGTCGCCCAGTGGTCGTGGCCGCCGGCGGTGTGGGCCCGTGATCTCGGCGCCAGGGTGGTCCCGGCGTCGGTGACCTTGCGTTCCATGGCGTCCGTCCTGGACTGGACGCCGCCGCGCGGGTCGGGGGAGGGCGTGTAGTGCCCGACTGGACGTACCACCCGCTGCGCGGAGCGGCGGCGGCGCTGCTGGGAACTCGTCGGTCGCAGCGGACGGCGCTGCGGACGCTGGCCGCGGTGGCGTCGTTGCCCGGGGGTGGGTGGCTGATCTCGCGGGGGTTCGGGCACCGGCACCCGCCGCCGGAGTCGGCCGGTTCGGTCGCGGGGGTGGTGGTGGCGAATCGGCTGGGCGCGGTGGTGCCGCCGGACGTGGCGCGTGACGCGGTGCGCGCGTTGCCGCTGTTGGGTGCCGGGCTGGTCGAAGTGGCTCCGGTCGGCCCGGCGGACGTCGAGGTGGTGCGGGAGGCGGCGGTGGGTCGACGTGTCCCGGTGGTGGTGCGCGCGACGGGACCGGACGTGGTGGCCGCGCTGTCGGGGCACGTCGACGCTGTCCTGACCGAGGCCGACGACGGCGTGATCGTGATCCGGACGGGATCGGCCTCCGTCGCCGAGGCCGCCGCCGCGCTCGTCGACCCGGGCACGACGGTGCTGGTCACGCCGGGG
This is a stretch of genomic DNA from Saccharothrix ecbatanensis. It encodes these proteins:
- a CDS encoding TetR/AcrR family transcriptional regulator, with translation MAVFAGQGDAGRSMRLLWRGPGGGAGPGLSVDVILDAAIEVADRDGMASLSMRAVGERLGRSAMALYTYVPSKAELVDLMYDKVLGELPAEYPLDGGWRVALRAWAEDVRAFFLAHPWVLQVSQARPVLGPHEFAMLETLLRILRATGLGASVLRGVVGAVMQFVRGAAGVIADARQAARETGMTDEEWWFSRSSVFEEVAPDFAVRFPLSAWIGSEEPPAVEGDECVPYLERDAVRNFAVGLDVLLDGVEAAVARARAGGG
- a CDS encoding putative protein N(5)-glutamine methyltransferase, which gives rise to MLVPDVDVVARLRAAGCVFAEDEARLLAAAARTPAEFEVLTARRVAGLPLEHVVGWAEFCGLRVVVEPGVFVPRRRTELMVRVAVSGARPGAVVVDLCCGSGAVGAAVADRVAGVELHAVDIDPAAVRCARRNVGAGSVYEGDLYAPLPVSLLGRVDVLVANAPYVPSGAIGLMPPEAREYEPLVALDGGVDGLDVQRRVIADAVRWLAPGGRLLVETGARQAAGTVAAFARGGLRAEVVSDEDLSATVVVGWLDQVVV
- a CDS encoding FAD-dependent oxidoreductase; this encodes MRRRGWRVVVLERAGEFGEVGAGLSLWPNALRALAALGVEERVRALGAVESAGGVRDRRGRWLSRLDNAEIARRHGRPLVVVHRADLVRALVEALPVECLRSGGEVRAVRPDGDAVVVEYRGGVVRPDGDAMVVEHRDGVVRPDGDAVVVEHRDGVVRADLVVGADGVHSGVRRQWWPEAAVPRYAGYTAWRMIAGPVAEPPAEGAVTWGRGERFGFTALPGGRFYCFAAATVPEGVPPMASMRPCRAGSPTGPIRSPRCWRRRRRAV
- a CDS encoding FAD-dependent monooxygenase, which translates into the protein MSSRFADWPDPIPALLAATPEGGVIRHDIYHLPPLATYVRGRVALLGDAAHAMDPMLGQGACQALEDAVVLAACLDETPDVESALARYDGLRGPRTRAVVRRSARLGAVAQWSWPPAVWARDLGARVVPASVTLRSMASVLDWTPPRGSGEGV